A single genomic interval of Terriglobales bacterium harbors:
- the rpoZ gene encoding DNA-directed RNA polymerase subunit omega has product MKLMEGFDSNYRYILVAARRARLLQSGARPVIDTNSRKPCRIAQDEIRAGKIKWLIPEIEKSAAEVASDFFDKAMIPDAALGE; this is encoded by the coding sequence ATGAAACTGATGGAAGGTTTCGATAGCAATTATCGGTACATTCTGGTTGCGGCACGCCGTGCCCGTCTGCTGCAATCGGGCGCCCGCCCCGTGATTGACACGAATTCTCGCAAGCCTTGCCGAATCGCTCAGGATGAGATTCGGGCTGGCAAGATCAAATGGCTGATCCCCGAGATAGAGAAGTCGGCGGCTGAAGTGGCCTCCGACTTTTTCGACAAGGCCATGATTCCGGATGCCGCCCTCGGCGAGTGA
- the gmk gene encoding guanylate kinase codes for MSKVYIISAPSGSGKSTLVDELRKSVHNLDFSISYTTRSPRGSERDGCEYYFVSVDRFEEMIRRDEFLEHANVFGNYYGTAKRFLTEAKEAGHDLLLDIDVQGAAQVKQKIQDAVSIFVLPPDKPTLEQRLRRRSLDSDQVIQRRLIGAAKEIENYHFYDYILINDRLEQSIDELRAIFLAERLPRSRADLSPKEAEIVAKASRSLLPNIRERLQPILASFALSATHR; via the coding sequence ATGAGCAAGGTTTACATCATCTCGGCGCCGTCCGGCTCGGGAAAGTCCACTCTGGTGGACGAACTTCGCAAATCTGTCCATAATCTCGATTTTTCAATCTCCTACACGACTCGGTCGCCGCGCGGCAGCGAGCGGGACGGGTGCGAATACTACTTTGTATCGGTTGACAGATTTGAGGAGATGATCCGCCGGGACGAGTTCCTGGAACATGCTAACGTCTTTGGGAATTACTACGGTACCGCCAAGCGCTTCCTCACTGAGGCGAAAGAAGCAGGGCACGACCTGCTGCTCGACATTGATGTTCAAGGCGCAGCCCAGGTGAAGCAGAAAATCCAGGACGCCGTGAGCATTTTCGTCCTCCCCCCCGACAAGCCCACCTTGGAGCAGCGCTTGCGCCGTCGTAGCCTGGACTCAGACCAGGTGATTCAACGTCGCCTGATCGGGGCTGCGAAAGAGATTGAGAATTATCACTTTTACGACTATATTCTGATTAACGACCGCCTGGAACAGTCCATTGACGAACTCAGAGCCATTTTCCTGGCCGAGCGTTTGCCGCGTTCCAGAGCGGATCTCTCCCCCAAAGAGGCAGAGATTGTGGCCAAGGCTAGCCGCTCTCTTCTGCCCAACATCCGCGAGCGATTGCAGCCCATTCTGGCTTCTTTTGCTCTCTCGGCCACGCACCGCTAA
- a CDS encoding YicC/YloC family endoribonuclease: MPVHSMTGFAQAKGQLNGRSGFTLSLKSVNHRFLDLHFRLPSNSDSLEMRLRRLLKERLARGHIEVALSIESSEGQAVAVNRQLVGSYVEAFRNLARDLGISADPDLNALLRIPGAMDASAASADGELEAAVAAKVDEVLTSLNRMRAEEGRGIERELRDRMTRLQAATAEIEKLRSAMLKAQMERLQARIQELVGARAEPERVLQEAALLAERSDIQEELVRLGTHNAHFVALLEAGGEVGKKLDFLLQEMNREANTLLSKTSGVVGEALRITELGLAMKSEIEKSREQVQNIE; encoded by the coding sequence ATGCCTGTTCATTCAATGACCGGTTTTGCGCAAGCCAAGGGGCAGCTGAACGGCCGTTCGGGATTCACTCTTTCCCTTAAGTCCGTGAATCACCGGTTTCTTGATCTTCACTTCCGGTTGCCCTCCAACAGCGATTCCCTCGAAATGCGGCTCCGCCGTCTGCTCAAAGAGCGGCTAGCGCGAGGACACATCGAGGTCGCCTTGAGCATCGAGAGCTCAGAAGGACAAGCTGTGGCAGTGAACCGGCAGCTGGTCGGCAGCTACGTGGAGGCGTTTCGCAATCTGGCGCGGGATTTAGGAATCTCAGCCGATCCCGATTTGAATGCGCTGCTCAGAATTCCGGGAGCCATGGATGCCTCGGCCGCGTCGGCGGACGGCGAACTGGAGGCCGCAGTTGCGGCCAAAGTGGACGAAGTACTCACCAGCCTGAACCGTATGCGCGCCGAAGAAGGCCGGGGAATTGAGCGCGAGCTCCGCGACCGCATGACGCGTTTGCAAGCAGCAACTGCGGAAATTGAGAAGCTGCGTTCGGCGATGCTGAAGGCGCAAATGGAGCGGCTGCAAGCCCGCATCCAAGAATTGGTCGGGGCCCGGGCCGAGCCCGAGCGGGTCCTGCAAGAGGCGGCCCTGCTGGCCGAGCGTAGTGACATTCAGGAAGAACTCGTCCGCCTGGGAACTCATAACGCCCATTTTGTGGCACTCCTGGAAGCGGGCGGCGAGGTCGGGAAAAAGCTGGACTTCCTGCTTCAGGAGATGAATCGCGAGGCCAACACGCTACTCTCGAAGACGTCCGGTGTTGTGGGCGAGGCGCTGCGTATCACCGAATTGGGATTAGCCATGAAATCAGAGATTGAAAAGTCACGAGAACAGGTCCAGAACATCGAATGA
- a CDS encoding ABC transporter ATP-binding protein, translated as MRRLTRLLRYVKPYTVPLFASVVLMALVGLFDAFRLLLIGPILDSVLNPASQSRQLALFTFPGTNHTIYLRHLVPTHFQNPWSMVAFAMVGATFLKGICDYAGTYLVNYAGYSVITDLRNDLYNAILRRSAAFFQRHSTATLVSTIINDIERVQFALSTTLAEFLQQVFTLIFIAALVVVLGRKFAFLLVAFIPFIVFSANRIGRRVRHTTRRGQDNLADVQNILHESITGNRIVKAFSMEAWESSRFRVAARRLLRANLRSVATAATSSPLMDFFGAAALALLLLLGRNLVNIHFFTPGTYVAFLVAVYKLYEPVRKFAGFNNNFQQALGASSSIFTFMDASDTVLEKSNARTLPPFEHSIRFDHVSFTYGGQNGESREVLRDIQLEVQAGEVLAVVGSSGAGKSTLVHLIPRFYDVTGGRLLVDGHDVRDVTLSSLRGQIGIVTQETVLFNDTVRNNIAYGQPHISQERVTDAAQAALAHEFIMQLPEGYNSVIGERGVRLSGGERQRLAIARALLKDAPILILDEATSALDSESEALVQSALANLMTGRTVVVIAHRLSTVRRANRIVVLESGAITDVGSHEDLMTRLGTYRRLHDLQFVDIESKVQTAGSLPE; from the coding sequence ATGCGCCGGCTGACACGCCTTCTACGTTATGTAAAGCCGTACACTGTGCCACTGTTCGCTTCCGTTGTACTGATGGCATTGGTGGGATTGTTCGATGCCTTCCGCCTTTTACTGATCGGCCCAATCCTGGATAGTGTTCTGAACCCTGCGTCGCAATCCAGACAATTGGCGTTGTTTACTTTTCCCGGGACCAATCACACCATCTATCTACGCCACCTTGTGCCCACGCATTTTCAGAACCCATGGTCAATGGTGGCCTTCGCGATGGTGGGGGCCACTTTCCTGAAAGGCATTTGCGATTATGCCGGCACTTATCTCGTAAATTACGCCGGATACAGCGTTATTACCGATCTGCGGAATGACCTGTATAACGCCATTCTGCGTCGGTCGGCCGCATTCTTTCAGCGGCACTCCACGGCGACGCTGGTCTCTACCATCATCAACGACATCGAGCGTGTGCAGTTTGCTCTCTCTACTACGCTTGCCGAGTTTTTGCAGCAGGTCTTTACGCTAATATTCATCGCCGCGTTGGTCGTTGTTTTGGGCAGAAAGTTCGCCTTTCTGTTGGTTGCATTCATTCCTTTCATAGTTTTTTCGGCAAACCGAATCGGCCGCCGAGTCCGGCACACGACTCGCCGCGGTCAGGACAATCTGGCGGATGTGCAGAACATCCTGCACGAGAGCATCACCGGCAATCGCATCGTCAAGGCGTTCAGCATGGAAGCCTGGGAAAGCAGCCGGTTCCGAGTCGCGGCCCGCCGCCTGCTACGTGCCAATCTACGTTCTGTAGCAACCGCTGCGACCAGCTCCCCACTGATGGACTTCTTCGGCGCCGCAGCGCTCGCGCTCCTCCTATTGCTGGGGCGCAACCTGGTGAATATTCATTTCTTTACGCCCGGCACTTATGTTGCATTCCTGGTGGCCGTCTACAAGCTTTACGAGCCAGTCCGCAAGTTCGCAGGATTCAACAATAACTTCCAGCAAGCTTTGGGGGCCTCGTCTTCCATTTTTACCTTCATGGACGCTTCCGACACCGTCTTGGAAAAATCCAATGCTCGTACCTTGCCGCCGTTTGAACACAGCATTCGATTCGATCACGTCAGCTTCACCTATGGCGGTCAGAATGGGGAGTCACGCGAGGTCCTGCGCGACATCCAGCTTGAGGTGCAGGCTGGCGAAGTGCTGGCAGTGGTCGGGTCCAGCGGCGCAGGGAAGAGTACGCTGGTTCACCTGATTCCCCGTTTCTATGACGTTACCGGTGGCCGGCTTCTGGTTGACGGCCATGATGTGCGGGACGTGACCTTGAGCTCGTTGCGCGGGCAGATCGGCATAGTCACGCAAGAGACTGTCCTGTTCAACGATACGGTGCGAAACAACATCGCATATGGGCAGCCCCACATCTCGCAGGAGCGAGTTACGGATGCTGCCCAGGCTGCCCTGGCGCACGAATTCATCATGCAACTCCCGGAGGGCTACAACAGCGTGATCGGAGAACGCGGGGTGCGCCTTTCCGGGGGCGAGCGGCAGCGGCTGGCGATCGCACGAGCGTTGCTGAAAGACGCGCCGATTCTGATTCTTGATGAGGCCACATCCGCGCTGGATAGCGAGTCAGAAGCGTTGGTGCAGTCCGCCCTGGCCAATCTGATGACCGGTCGCACGGTGGTGGTGATTGCTCACCGGCTCTCCACTGTGCGGCGGGCCAACCGCATCGTGGTGTTGGAGAGCGGCGCGATTACCGATGTAGGCAGCCACGAAGATCTGATGACGCGGCTTGGTACTTATCGTCGCTTGCATGATTTGCAATTTGTTGACATCGAAAGCAAAGTTCAGACTGCGGGGTCGCTGCCAGAATAG
- the rapZ gene encoding RNase adapter RapZ, with translation MALRRISQATKRKVNPTAALSVSRDGKGSRAGRALVIITGMSGSGKDSVLNTFEDLGYYCVDNLPVDLIPRFADLVRNSEEITRTAIVVDVREGQHLDRLPSLIKSVGRLLPTTVIFLEASDAILLRRFSETRRPHPLGTREPVKAALQSERRHLRPIRAVADLVIDTSKFNVHELRAHVMQRFQSDSKGKNILVSCVSFGYKHGVPEDADLVFDVRFLPNPHFIPEFRPYTGRHPKVAKYIRSFPQTQEFINRISDLLVYLLPHYLREGKSYLTIGFGCTGGQHRSVMIAEDVAKRLRKAGYRLKVVHRDSPK, from the coding sequence ATGGCGTTGCGCCGCATTTCCCAAGCGACCAAACGCAAGGTAAATCCCACAGCTGCACTCTCCGTCTCCCGTGACGGTAAAGGAAGCCGTGCTGGCCGCGCCCTGGTAATCATTACCGGCATGAGCGGCTCAGGGAAGGACAGCGTCCTCAATACCTTCGAAGATCTGGGCTACTACTGCGTTGACAATCTCCCGGTGGATTTAATTCCTCGTTTCGCAGACCTGGTCAGGAACTCCGAGGAAATTACCCGTACCGCGATTGTGGTAGACGTCCGTGAAGGGCAGCATTTAGACCGTTTGCCTTCGTTAATCAAGTCGGTCGGGCGCTTGCTTCCGACGACGGTGATCTTCCTCGAGGCCAGCGATGCCATCCTGCTGAGGCGCTTCAGCGAGACGCGTAGGCCGCATCCGCTCGGCACCAGGGAGCCCGTCAAAGCGGCATTGCAGTCGGAGCGGCGCCATCTGCGTCCTATCCGGGCGGTTGCGGACCTGGTGATCGATACTTCCAAGTTCAACGTGCACGAACTGCGCGCGCATGTGATGCAGCGCTTTCAGTCAGACTCCAAGGGCAAGAACATTCTGGTCTCGTGCGTCAGTTTCGGATACAAGCACGGTGTTCCCGAGGATGCCGATCTAGTCTTTGATGTACGTTTTCTTCCCAACCCGCACTTTATTCCTGAATTCCGGCCTTACACGGGACGTCACCCAAAAGTTGCCAAGTACATCCGCTCGTTTCCACAAACGCAGGAGTTCATTAACCGTATCTCTGATCTCTTGGTTTACTTGCTGCCGCACTATTTGCGTGAAGGAAAGAGTTATTTGACGATCGGTTTCGGCTGCACCGGAGGACAGCACCGCTCGGTGATGATTGCCGAAGACGTGGCCAAGCGATTGCGGAAGGCGGGATATCGTTTGAAGGTGGTCCACCGGGACAGTCCGAAATGA
- the raiA gene encoding ribosome-associated translation inhibitor RaiA yields the protein MNVEYTGRQFEITPRIRETVESGLVKIEKILGNNFPAKVILAVEKHRHRAEITISPRNQQLVGLAEASDMMAAIGEAMERVEQQALKYKARWRTKKRHPHKKWNGEAPRQELQIAVGVNATTAVPVVVHKFPMVSRTTEAHLVKSQESVALRPLTIEEAIKEAQFRDRDVFVFRDLSGKVMVLHRTKEGKMELIEAP from the coding sequence ATGAACGTTGAATATACCGGCAGGCAGTTCGAAATAACTCCCCGAATCCGCGAGACAGTTGAAAGTGGCTTAGTCAAAATCGAAAAGATTTTGGGTAATAATTTTCCGGCCAAAGTGATTCTTGCAGTTGAGAAGCACCGTCACCGGGCAGAAATCACTATTAGCCCGCGTAATCAACAGTTAGTTGGTTTGGCCGAGGCATCCGACATGATGGCGGCCATTGGTGAAGCGATGGAGCGAGTCGAGCAGCAAGCCCTCAAGTACAAGGCCCGCTGGAGGACCAAGAAGCGGCACCCGCACAAGAAGTGGAATGGCGAAGCCCCTCGGCAAGAATTACAAATCGCAGTCGGGGTGAACGCGACCACCGCCGTGCCGGTCGTAGTGCATAAGTTTCCCATGGTTTCCCGTACCACGGAAGCTCACCTGGTGAAATCTCAGGAATCGGTCGCGCTTCGCCCGCTGACTATCGAGGAGGCTATTAAGGAAGCGCAATTCCGTGATCGCGATGTTTTTGTGTTCCGCGATCTCAGTGGCAAGGTCATGGTGCTGCACCGCACTAAAGAGGGCAAAATGGAGTTGATCGAGGCCCCGTAG
- the rpoN gene encoding RNA polymerase factor sigma-54, which produces MVLLQPKLNLKVTQRQILTPGLVQMVSVLALNKLELKDMINAEIVENPVLEELDSTVPLIDDIASKEEERERTAAADEPTVQEEKKDPFDEIDFGSFFQDYLDPGYRSQGEMESIEKPSFENFLSRPSTLTDHLLWQLGSLQVREEVRAAAELVIGNLNEDGYLLATDEELLAAAHEPEKAVARRSASVAGSQISAGRNGGSPDEAFFNRVESQETSTEETPASLESAALKEANAVPDFSSSGPPADPEGLQLSAEAASADEVGQSTAGGAIPSGPAAFDRAALHEALEVVRQLDPVGVACRDLRECLLAQIKYHQQIHREIKNGDAAATEQLLKDCAAVINDHLKEVQNKQYKELAKAIGRPLEAVMQAVEFVKTLDPRPGLRYNAVQPRLIEPDVAFVKQGDEYLVLMNEDDVPQLRLNPAYRRLLHRDAAEKDVRNYVKERYKSAIQLIKNIEQRKQTILKVCYSIIARQAEFLDRGIDALKPMMIKEVAEEIGVHPSTVSRAVANKYAHTPQGVFELRYFFSESVNGPEGGATSLLILKRRVKKLIDDEDPARPLTDEQITRILQSQGIQVTRRTVAKYREDMRIPSTHQRRVKN; this is translated from the coding sequence ATGGTGCTGTTACAACCCAAGCTGAATCTGAAGGTCACCCAACGGCAGATCCTTACGCCGGGGCTTGTGCAGATGGTCAGCGTGCTTGCGCTCAACAAGCTTGAGCTCAAGGACATGATCAATGCCGAGATCGTGGAGAATCCCGTCCTGGAAGAATTGGATTCCACCGTTCCGCTCATTGATGACATTGCCAGCAAAGAAGAAGAGCGGGAACGCACTGCGGCCGCTGATGAACCCACCGTCCAGGAAGAAAAGAAAGATCCGTTTGACGAGATTGATTTTGGCTCGTTCTTTCAGGACTACCTCGATCCCGGCTACCGCAGCCAGGGCGAGATGGAGTCCATCGAAAAGCCGTCTTTTGAGAATTTCCTGTCCCGACCTTCGACACTGACCGACCACCTGCTGTGGCAACTAGGCTCCCTCCAGGTTCGCGAAGAGGTGCGCGCCGCTGCGGAGTTGGTCATTGGCAACTTGAATGAGGATGGCTATCTGCTGGCCACTGATGAAGAACTGCTCGCCGCGGCGCACGAACCAGAGAAAGCCGTGGCGCGCCGAAGTGCTTCAGTGGCGGGTTCGCAGATCTCTGCTGGGCGCAATGGAGGCTCTCCGGATGAGGCTTTCTTCAATCGCGTTGAGTCGCAGGAAACGAGTACTGAAGAGACACCGGCGAGCTTAGAATCCGCGGCGCTCAAAGAGGCCAACGCAGTTCCTGATTTCTCGAGCAGTGGTCCACCCGCCGACCCGGAGGGCCTTCAACTTTCGGCCGAGGCTGCCAGTGCTGACGAAGTCGGCCAGAGTACCGCTGGCGGGGCAATCCCGAGCGGTCCCGCTGCTTTTGATCGCGCTGCGCTCCATGAGGCTTTGGAAGTGGTACGCCAGCTGGATCCGGTGGGTGTGGCCTGCCGTGATCTGCGAGAGTGCCTCCTGGCCCAGATCAAGTATCACCAGCAGATTCATCGCGAGATAAAGAACGGTGATGCGGCTGCAACCGAGCAGTTACTGAAGGACTGCGCGGCCGTGATTAATGATCACCTGAAAGAAGTTCAGAACAAGCAGTACAAGGAGCTGGCAAAGGCGATCGGCAGGCCGCTCGAAGCCGTTATGCAGGCGGTGGAGTTCGTTAAGACGCTCGACCCGCGGCCAGGCCTGCGCTACAACGCGGTGCAGCCACGGTTAATCGAGCCAGACGTCGCTTTCGTAAAGCAGGGCGATGAGTATCTGGTGCTGATGAATGAAGATGATGTCCCGCAATTACGGTTGAACCCAGCGTATCGCCGGCTTCTGCATCGGGATGCCGCCGAGAAAGACGTTCGCAATTACGTCAAGGAGCGCTACAAGTCTGCCATTCAGCTCATCAAGAACATTGAGCAGCGCAAGCAGACCATCCTCAAAGTTTGTTATTCCATCATTGCCCGCCAGGCGGAATTCCTGGACCGCGGTATTGATGCGCTGAAACCCATGATGATCAAAGAAGTGGCGGAGGAGATCGGAGTGCACCCTTCCACCGTGAGCCGGGCGGTCGCGAATAAGTACGCTCACACTCCACAGGGTGTGTTTGAATTACGATATTTCTTCAGCGAGAGCGTAAATGGTCCTGAGGGCGGCGCAACTTCGTTGCTGATTTTGAAACGTCGCGTCAAGAAACTGATTGATGACGAGGATCCCGCCAGACCGTTGACCGACGAGCAGATCACCCGCATCCTGCAATCGCAGGGAATACAGGTCACTCGCCGCACGGTCGCGAAATATCGGGAAGACATGCGCATCCCGAGTACCCACCAGCGCAGGGTAAAAAATTAA
- the lptB gene encoding LPS export ABC transporter ATP-binding protein, with translation MHTLATDEVGKSYRGRRVVIDVSLQVNQGEVVGLLGPNGAGKTTTFYMVVGLTPPESGRILIDGEEITRVPMYLRARNYGISYLPQEPSVFRKLTVEENILAVLEAQPMSWHERRERMERLIDQLGLGVIRKNKGTALSGGERRRVEIARCLCISPNFILLDEPFSGIDPIAVLDLQKIIFDLKASGIGVLITDHNVRETLSVTDRAYIINEGRIFRAGSPEQLGNDSEVRRVYLGESFSLV, from the coding sequence ATGCATACGCTGGCGACGGACGAGGTAGGTAAGTCGTACCGGGGCCGGCGAGTAGTCATAGACGTTTCCCTGCAGGTAAATCAAGGAGAGGTTGTTGGATTGCTGGGGCCCAACGGCGCCGGTAAAACCACTACCTTTTACATGGTTGTGGGGCTTACCCCGCCAGAGTCCGGCCGGATCCTGATTGATGGTGAAGAGATCACGCGGGTGCCCATGTACCTGCGGGCCCGCAATTACGGCATCAGTTATCTCCCCCAGGAACCCTCAGTCTTTCGCAAGCTAACGGTCGAAGAAAATATCCTCGCAGTCCTCGAAGCGCAGCCGATGTCGTGGCACGAGAGGCGCGAGCGCATGGAACGGCTGATTGATCAACTGGGGCTGGGAGTCATTCGCAAAAATAAGGGAACGGCGCTTTCCGGAGGCGAACGCCGGCGTGTGGAAATCGCGCGCTGCCTGTGCATTTCTCCGAACTTTATCTTGCTGGACGAGCCTTTTTCAGGCATCGATCCCATTGCGGTTCTCGATTTACAGAAAATTATTTTTGATCTGAAAGCGAGCGGCATCGGCGTACTCATCACAGACCACAACGTGAGGGAGACGCTCTCGGTCACCGATCGCGCTTACATCATCAACGAAGGCCGTATTTTCCGTGCCGGTTCTCCCGAACAATTAGGGAATGATTCCGAAGTGCGGCGGGTTTATTTAGGCGAGAGTTTTTCGCTGGTTTGA